In Megalobrama amblycephala isolate DHTTF-2021 linkage group LG10, ASM1881202v1, whole genome shotgun sequence, one DNA window encodes the following:
- the tmem39b gene encoding transmembrane protein 39B, with the protein MAGGRRGANRTTYCRSPLSSETGSVGNGNHSTSSPVTGVRSRTRNGSGTGMSSPPLATQTVVPLKHCKIPELSMDRNVLFELHLFVCHLTALFVHYVNIYKTVWWYPPSHPPSHTSLNFHLIDYNMLVFTVIVLARRLIAAIVKEASQSGKLSFPHSVFLVTARFAVLTLAGWSLCRSLIYLFKTYSVLSLLFLCYPFGMYIPFFRLSCDFRRAGSMSPLSGMSPKEVGGAALGRGGRDYLSVLKETWKQHTSQLYSVQPMPTHACCLSPDLIRKEVEYLKMDFNWRMKEVLVSSMLSAYYVAFVPVWFVKSTQYVDKRWSCELFILVSVSTSVILMRHLLPPRYCDLLHKAAAHLGCWQKVDPSLCSNVLQHIWTEEYMWPQGVLVKHSKNVYKAMGHYNVAVPSDVSHYRFYFFFNKPLRILNILIILEGAMIFYQLYSLMCSEKWHQTISLALILFSNYYAFFKLLRDRIVLGKAYSYSASASNQKVS; encoded by the exons ATGGcaggaggaagaagaggagcGAATAGAACGACATATTGTCGTTCTCCGCTGAGCAGTGAGACAGGCTCCGTTGGCAATGGCAACCATTCCACCAGCTCACCTGTGACGGGTGTGAGGTCACGGACCAG GAATGGGTCCGGAACGGGAATGTCCAGCCCTCCGTTGGCCACTCAGACAGTGGTGCCACTGAAGCACTGTAAGATTCCGGAACTCTCCATGGACCGGAACGTCCTGTTTGAGCTCCATCTGTTTGTGTGCCATCTTACAGCTCTGTTTGTGCATTACGTCAACATCTACAAAACCGTGTGGTGGTACCCCCCTTCACACCCACCTTCACACACCTCTCTG aacttCCACCTTATTGACTATAATATGTTGGTGTTCACCGTCATAGTTCTGGCACGCAGGCTAATTGCTGCCATTGTAAAAGAG GCATCACAAAGTGGGAAGTTGTCCTTCCCGCACTCTGTCTTCCTGGTGACGGCTCGTTTTGCTGTCCTGACTCTTGCAGGATGGAGTTTGTGTCGTTCACTCATTTATCTCTTCAAGACGTATTCCGTACTTAGCCTGCTCTTCCTCTGCTATCC GTTTGGAATGTACATCCCTTTCTTCCGACTCAGCTGTGATTTCCGCAGGGCTGGATCCATGTCCCCGTTAAGTGGCATGAGTCCTAAAGAAGTGGGCGGAGCTGCTTTGGGACGTGGGGGACGGGACTATCTGTCCGTCCTGAAGGAAACATGGAAACAGCACACCAGTCAGCTGTACAGTGTTCAGCCCATGCCCACCCACGCCTGCTGTCTCTCTCCTGACCTCATCCGCAAAGAAGTGGAGTACCTGAAGATGGACTTCAACTGGAGGATGAAGGAGGTGTTGGTTAGCTCCATGCTAAGTGCCTACTATGTAGCGTTCGTACCTGTTTGGTTCGTCAAG AGCACACAGTATGTAGATAAACGCTGGTCCTGTGAGCTGTTCATCCTGGTGTCCGTCAGTACTTCTGTCATTCTGATGCGGCACCTACTGCCTCCCCGTTACTGCGACCTGCTTCACAAAGCTGCCGCACATCTGGGCTGCTGGCAGAAGGTGGACCCCTCTCTCTGCTCAAACGTCCTCCAACACAT ATGGACAGAAGAGTACATGTGGCCACAGGGAGTTTTGGTCAAACacagtaaaaatgtttataagGCCATGGGCCATTATAACGTAGCAGTTCCCTCAGATGTCTCACATTATCGTTTCTAT TTTTTCTTCAACAAACCACTTCGAATATTGAACATTCTCATAATCCTGGAAGGTGCAATGATATTCTACCAGCTATATTCACTGATGTGTTCAGAGAAATGGCATCAGACAATATCATTAGCTCTAATATTATTCAGTAATTATTACGCCTTTTTTAAACTGCTCAGAGACAGAATAGTTCTGGGGAAAGCGTATTCGTATTCAGCCAGTGCCTCTAATCAGAAAGTCAGTTAG
- the ndufaf1 gene encoding complex I intermediate-associated protein 30, mitochondrial: MAVSRRAFYGVIHRQPLLFPSTLRCSAILSTRSIYERDYRRPGQPPDTRWPWQKIHFDFSKGVEGIKKHIGLLKDEFVQRWTGPEGRPLLEHMLEQTRVQWEFRGPESLDEWVVSSDQEIGGHSVAYIKLGKNNTTCFLYGTLCSTPPRDGETRYSGYCTLRSKQPLASFDRKKHYDWSSFNTLHMRIRGDGRPWMVNVSAETFFSHQRDDIYSYFLYTRGGPYWQDVKIPFSKFFLSSRGRIQDNQHVLWLDKVKSIGFTLGDKADGPFQLEIDFIGLCNDLAHTEEFAYELYKRNPEV, encoded by the exons ATGGCTGTATCGAGGAGAGCATTTTATGGTGTCATTCACAGGCAGCCACTGTTATTTCCATCCACTCTCAGATGTTCAGCTATACTGAGCACCAGGAGCATCTATGAGCGAGATTACCGCAGACCGGGTCAGCCCCCAGACACCCGTTGGCCTTGGCAAAAGATACACTTTGATTTCTCCAAAGGTGTGGAGGGTATCAAGAAGCACATTGGGTTGTTGAAGGATGAGTTTGTCCAGCGCTGGACTGGACCGGAAGGAAGGCCTTTACTAGAGCACATGCTGGAACAGACCCGTGTCCAGTGGGAGTTCCGTGGGCCGGAGAGTCTCGATGAGTGGGTCGTGTCATCTGATCAGGAGATTGGGGGCCACAGTGTGGCATACATCAAACTGGGAAAGAACAACACCACGTGTTTTCTGTACGGAACTTTGTGCTCAACGCCTCCCCGTGATGGAGAGACTCGATACAGTGGATACTGCACTCTGCGCTCCAAACAACCATTG GCCTCATTTGACAGAAAAAAGCACTACGACTGGTCAAGTTTCAACACATTACATATGCGTATCCGCGGAGATGGAAGACCGTGGATGGTAAACGTGTCCGCTGAGACCTTCTTTTCTCATCAGAGAGATGACATCTACAGTTACTTCCTCTACACTAGAGGGGGACCCTACTGGCAGGATGTTAAG ATCCCTTTCTCCAAGTTTTTCCTTTCCAGTCGGGGAAGAATACAGGATAACCAGCATGTCCTCTGGTTAGATAAG GTAAAGAGTATTGGTTTCACATTGGGGGACAAAGCAGATGGCCCATTTCAGCTGGAGATTGACTTCATTGGTCTGTGTAACGACCTTGCCCACACAGAGGAGTTTGCATATGAGCTTTACAAGAGAAACCCTGAGGTCTAA
- the nusap1 gene encoding nucleolar and spindle-associated protein 1, with protein sequence MGFSANHLTESLFLKRGIFQTAITPKQTDLYTRESRLRYISAVYIKFIYNMDLDSLKYAELQRLAKEVGMKANMKAEKLLKALKEHFSKQQQQTSENGNDAAIADAHDAVPPVDEQSAHTATFVTERRGKGRTAKRKLSDSTSVTAQTEEKQAQEESRRGSKRRKVSSAKLSSSLIPSEISTKKDAVEKALESGEPKPDSEDARTEPSVKGVGRRTVGKIPRHEGLMKRKPTLRPTTPNFKKLHEAHFKKLESIDSYVQRKNKQMEVLRNSVKELKTLSEKTLMKSVETKAQTKVPASRASLFSPEVQEKKPVADRRRLTQQSASKSALKDSSTFKPTVLTTNKINVRFTQATQDNEYKRSLVKTPARMSPLVPLTSTPGRKSIVHSTKPELNKSGNAINKTPGVTPFVFNGNNSVSLTPGTTKKNAFDLKASLSRPLTYKPHKGKLKPFGDAQENTALNKSQTVPSHQKNYKQHEVQTREERRVKHTEDRKQKKEKMLGARRGLVMA encoded by the exons ATGGGCTTCTCAGCTAATCATCTAACGGAGAGTCTGTTTTTGAAACGCGGTATTTTTCAAACGGCAATCACACCTAAACAAACCGATCTGTACACCAGAGAGTCGAGATTACGTTATATTTCTGCAGTTTACATTAAGTTTATCTACAATATGGATTTGGACTCGCTTAAATATGCGGAATTGCAGCGCCTCGCTAAAGAAGTGGGAATGAAAGCGAATATGAAG GCTGAAAAGCTGCTGAAAGCTTTAAAAGAGCATTTTTCAAAACAGCAACAGCAGACATCGGAGAAT GGAAATGATGCAGCCATCGCCGACGCGCACGATGCTGTTCCGCCCGTGGACGAGCAAAGCGCGCACACGGCAACGTTTGTGACCGAGCGCCGAGGAAAAGGCCGCACTGCCAAGAGAAAGCTCAGTGACTCCACATCTGTCACTGCTCAG actGAAGAGAAGCAGGCACAAGAGGAGAGCCGAAGGGGCTCCAAGAGGAGGAAAGTGTCCTCAGCCAAGCTTTCCTCCTCTCTGATTCCCTCTGAAATTTCCACTAAAAAGGATGCTGTGGAGAAAGCTCTAGAATCTGGGGAACCCAAACCAGACTCTGAAGATGCTCGTACAGAGCCAAGTGTGAAAG GTGTGGGGAGAAGAACAGTGGGTAAAATCCCCCGTCATGAAGGTCTGATGAAGAGGAAACCTACACTGCGGCCGACAACTCCTA ATTTCAAGAAACTCCATGAGGCTCATTTCAAAAAGTTGGAGTCCATCGATTCTTATGTGCAAAGGAAGAACAAACAAATGGAGGTGCTCAGGAATTCAGTCAAGGAGCTGAAG ACACTATCAGAAAAGACGCTGATGAAATCAGTCGAGACAAAGGCTCAAACT AAGGTGCCTGCTAGCCGGGCGTCTCTCTTCAGTCCTGAAGTGCAGGAGAAGAAACCAGTGGCAGACAGACGCAGGCTCACTCAGCAGTCTGCTAGCAAGTCTGCATTGAAGGACAGCTCCACCTTTAAGCCAACCGTCCTCACCACCAATAAAATCAATGTCAG GTTCACGCAGGCCACTCAAGATAACGAATACAAGCGTTCGCTGGTAAAGACTCCAGCTCGTATGTCTCCTCTTGTCCCTCTCACCTCCACTCCAGGAAGAAAATCTATTGTTCATAGTACCAAACCTGAACTTAATAAAAGTGGCAACGCCATCAATAAAACACCTG GAGTTACTCCATTTGTTTTCAATGGCAATAACAGCGTGTCACTCACGCCTGGTACCACCAAGAAGAACGCATTTGATCTGAAGGCCAGTCTCTCTCGTCCACTCACCTACAAACCACATAAAG GAAAACTGAAGCCTTTCGGAGATGCACAGGAGAATACAGCACTTAATAAATCTCAGACTGTTCCTTCACACCAGAAAAACTATAAACAGCACGAAGTTCAAACCAG AGAAGAGCGACGTGTCAAGCACACAGAAGACCGAAAACAGAAGAAAGAGAAGATGTTGGGTGCCAGACGAGGCCTGGTCATGGCCTAA
- the oip5 gene encoding protein Mis18-beta produces MSNSTRSLLESSYDIGPCDSTQTSSIADQLRAVKDREICMVDYRNCSVLQCMTCNTVLGDSLGICGEVQSLQSIICLNVTEDVRVNEKLEMSLNSHLASSTYQVLHCAGCHGTIGLVLHSTPEHLSALRNLFLLRKELINCYMLRSGTCVKASKINFKHRLIDKSIKELKQDLEAQLKQVKILEGMMEKLCTHTM; encoded by the exons ATGTCGAACAGTACTCGAAGTTTGCTCGAAAGCTCTTATGATATCGGTCCATGTGACTCGACACAGACTAGTTCAATTGCAGATCAGCTAAGAGCGGTGAAGGACAGAGAAATCTGTATGGTAGACTATAGGAACTGCAGTGTTCTCCAGTGCATGACTTGCAACACAGTGCTTGGAGACTCTCTCGGCATCTGCGGGGAAGTCCAGAGCCTCCAGAGTATCATTTGTTTGA ATGTTACTGAGGATGTGAGGGTGAATGAAAAGCTGGAGATGAGTTTGAACAGTCATCTGGCTTCCTC CACCTACCAAGTCCTCCACTGTGCTGGTTGCCATGGTACTATTGGCCTGGTTCTTCACTCCACCCCAGAGCACCTGTCTGCTTTACGAAACCTCTTCCTTTTACGAAAAGAGCTGATAAACTG ttacatGCTAAGAAGTGGCACATGTGTTAAAGCCTCCAAAATCAACTTCAAACACAGACTCATCGACAAATCTATTAAAGAG CTGAAGCAGGATTTAGAAGCTCAGTTGAAGCAGGTGAAAATTCTGGAGGGAATGATGGAAAAATtgtgcacacacacaatgtAG